The bacterium genome includes a window with the following:
- the pknB gene encoding Stk1 family PASTA domain-containing Ser/Thr kinase gives MVGSLIAGRYRLDELIGEGGVATVYKALDTVLERPVAVKILRPEMAEHPEVLARFRREAHAAAKLNHPNIVSIYDTGVDGETYYIVMEYLPEPDLKRIIKEYAPLPQRKVLEVSIQCARALAYAHKQGLVHRDVKPHNILFTDDGRVKLSDFGIAAAVGEGGLTDSGLVLGTAYYISPEQAQGAPATAQSDIYSLGVVMFECITGRPPFGGASPAEIAARHVRERPPALRALNPNVTPSAEYVINKATARELTRRYRGADEMLVDLEKIADGVELDRTGVLTPGGDEATMRLSPTQIPVGPPVAAESVTPAPAPVRSATRMNGPSRAPERSPGSVAAATALAVVVGVIALIGVILLVKAAFYPGQTPRKVQVPSVKGMTLADATTVIEGAGLKVGKVTYEEDDASLEGTVMRQVPDIGESVEAETQVNLVIRRGKRTVTVPDVRRRTVAEATERLQEGGLQVGEITEVYHDEIPQGQITSQAIPAGTKVESGTAVEVSVSRGPEKTPETTTEPENGGELAEDPVVEIRQDDSYRAATDKERKFTVKVSATGKQRGQKIQIVKSDDTGRGVEVGGGSLDPGASREWDVILTGNATIEVYHNDKVVFAEQYPLAAQP, from the coding sequence ATGGTCGGTTCTCTGATCGCCGGACGCTATCGCCTCGACGAGCTAATCGGTGAGGGCGGCGTGGCCACGGTCTACAAGGCCCTGGACACGGTGCTGGAGCGCCCGGTGGCCGTGAAGATCCTGCGCCCCGAGATGGCCGAGCACCCCGAAGTGCTGGCCCGCTTCCGCCGCGAGGCCCATGCGGCGGCCAAGCTCAACCATCCCAACATCGTCTCCATCTACGACACCGGCGTGGACGGGGAGACGTACTACATCGTGATGGAGTACCTGCCCGAGCCGGACCTCAAGCGCATCATCAAGGAGTATGCGCCGCTGCCGCAGCGCAAGGTCCTGGAGGTCAGCATCCAGTGCGCCCGCGCGCTGGCGTATGCCCACAAGCAGGGCCTGGTACACCGCGACGTCAAGCCCCACAACATCCTGTTTACCGACGACGGCCGGGTGAAGCTGTCGGACTTCGGCATCGCGGCGGCCGTGGGCGAGGGCGGCCTGACCGACTCGGGTCTGGTGCTGGGCACGGCGTACTACATCTCACCCGAGCAAGCCCAGGGCGCGCCGGCCACGGCGCAGTCGGACATCTACTCGCTGGGGGTGGTGATGTTCGAGTGCATCACCGGCCGCCCGCCGTTCGGAGGCGCCAGCCCCGCCGAGATCGCGGCCCGGCACGTGCGGGAGCGTCCCCCGGCCCTGCGCGCGCTCAACCCCAATGTCACGCCCTCGGCCGAGTATGTCATCAACAAGGCCACGGCTCGCGAGCTGACCCGGCGCTACCGCGGCGCCGACGAGATGCTCGTGGACCTGGAGAAGATCGCCGACGGGGTGGAGTTGGACCGCACCGGGGTGCTGACCCCCGGCGGCGACGAGGCAACCATGCGCCTGAGCCCGACCCAGATACCGGTCGGCCCGCCCGTGGCGGCTGAGTCCGTCACTCCCGCGCCCGCGCCGGTGCGCTCGGCGACCCGCATGAATGGCCCCAGCCGGGCCCCGGAACGTAGTCCGGGCAGCGTGGCCGCGGCCACGGCCCTGGCCGTCGTCGTGGGGGTCATTGCGCTGATCGGTGTGATCCTGCTGGTCAAGGCCGCGTTCTATCCGGGACAGACGCCGAGGAAAGTGCAGGTTCCGTCTGTCAAAGGAATGACGCTGGCGGACGCCACCACCGTCATCGAGGGCGCCGGCCTGAAGGTGGGGAAGGTAACCTACGAGGAGGACGACGCCTCGCTGGAGGGTACCGTCATGCGACAGGTGCCCGACATCGGCGAGTCCGTTGAGGCCGAGACCCAGGTTAACCTAGTGATCCGACGTGGCAAACGAACCGTCACGGTGCCGGACGTGCGCCGGCGAACCGTGGCCGAGGCGACCGAGCGTCTCCAGGAGGGCGGGCTGCAGGTCGGGGAGATCACTGAGGTCTACCACGACGAGATCCCTCAGGGGCAGATTACCAGCCAGGCGATCCCGGCCGGCACCAAGGTGGAGTCGGGCACGGCGGTGGAAGTCAGCGTCAGCCGCGGCCCGGAGAAGACCCCCGAGACGACGACCGAGCCCGAGAACGGCGGCGAGTTGGCCGAGGACCCCGTGGTGGAGATCCGGCAGGACGACAGCTATCGCGCAGCCACCGACAAGGAGCGCAAGTTCACCGTCAAGGTCTCCGCGACAGGCAAGCAGCGGGGGCAGAAGATCCAGATCGTCAAGAGCGACGACACCGGGCGGGGCGTAGAGGTTGGCGGCGGTAGCCTCGATCCGGGCGCCTCGCGCGAGTGGGATGTCATCCTAACCGGCAATGCGACCATCGAGGTGTACCACAACGACAAGGTCGTGTTCGCCGAGCAGTACCCCCTGGCCGCCCAACCGTAA
- a CDS encoding FHA domain-containing protein has translation MDAYFGIIMLLGRYLFLGLVYYFVYWAFRSLVVEMRAERAAPVAAGTRAPATVAARAGAVPAPVASSAPVMTPVAAPPAAPVAATPAPAAPISTPARAPAVAPALASLVVRDPGQSGLQAEQVLSLTAAVTIGRAPDNGLVVSDRFCSQHHAMIFLQQGQRILRDRNSTNGTFHNGRPVTEDIVLRNGDQIAIGTVSFEYRSAR, from the coding sequence TTGGACGCCTACTTCGGGATCATCATGCTGCTGGGCAGGTACCTCTTCCTGGGGCTGGTGTACTACTTCGTCTACTGGGCCTTCCGGTCCCTGGTGGTGGAGATGCGGGCGGAGCGAGCCGCGCCGGTCGCGGCCGGGACAAGAGCCCCGGCGACGGTGGCAGCGCGGGCCGGCGCAGTGCCTGCCCCTGTCGCCTCCAGCGCCCCGGTGATGACTCCCGTCGCGGCGCCCCCTGCGGCGCCTGTGGCCGCGACACCAGCTCCAGCGGCGCCCATCAGCACCCCGGCGCGGGCCCCGGCCGTCGCGCCGGCTCTGGCCAGCCTCGTGGTCCGCGACCCGGGCCAGTCGGGCCTGCAGGCCGAGCAGGTGCTGAGCCTGACCGCGGCTGTCACCATCGGGCGCGCGCCGGACAATGGGCTGGTGGTGAGCGACCGCTTCTGCTCGCAGCACCACGCCATGATCTTCTTGCAGCAGGGCCAGCGGATCCTCCGCGACCGCAACAGCACCAACGGCACCTTCCACAACGGCCGCCCCGTCACCGAGGACATCGTGCTCAGGAACGGCGACCAGATCGCCATCGGGACCGTCAGTTTCGAGTATCGCAGCGCCCGCTAA
- a CDS encoding FHA domain-containing protein, which translates to MLRKVEQALQAAIERPFSRLFPQKLQPAELKAPLREALESSIVSTADGALAANCYVVELNLADVREIEAVGPALEAELAGDLQEYAAEARVTLGPYLALTVGVAEDVPAGEMRVRAGFGERPPAYVAAEAGVPHVGRQVPLGESNVIGRANDCDIVIGEGAVSRRHCEIVWERVQYMLRDLGSANGTFVNAEQVQAAPLREGDLVEVGFVQLRFHDR; encoded by the coding sequence GTGCTGCGCAAAGTCGAACAGGCCCTGCAAGCCGCCATCGAGAGGCCCTTCAGTCGCCTGTTCCCGCAGAAGCTCCAGCCTGCCGAACTGAAGGCCCCCCTGCGCGAGGCGCTCGAAAGCTCGATCGTCAGCACTGCCGACGGGGCTCTCGCCGCCAACTGCTACGTGGTGGAGTTGAACCTGGCAGACGTGCGGGAGATCGAGGCGGTCGGGCCGGCGCTCGAGGCCGAGCTGGCTGGCGACCTGCAGGAGTATGCCGCCGAGGCCCGCGTCACGCTGGGGCCGTACCTGGCTCTCACGGTCGGTGTGGCGGAGGACGTTCCGGCGGGGGAGATGCGCGTGCGGGCGGGGTTTGGCGAGCGCCCGCCGGCCTATGTGGCGGCTGAGGCAGGCGTGCCCCACGTCGGGCGGCAGGTCCCGCTGGGAGAGAGCAATGTCATCGGCCGCGCCAATGACTGCGATATCGTCATCGGCGAGGGGGCCGTGTCACGCCGACACTGCGAGATCGTCTGGGAGCGCGTGCAGTACATGCTGCGCGACCTGGGGAGCGCCAACGGCACCTTTGTGAATGCCGAACAGGTGCAGGCCGCCCCCCTGCGTGAAGGCGACCTGGTGGAAGTCGGCTTCGTCCAACTGCGGTTCCACGACCGCTGA
- a CDS encoding FtsW/RodA/SpoVE family cell cycle protein: MAAVSGGFILASLLLRVGSDRRDHLLLPLVSALCGLGIIALWRIDPILGSKQVLWMMLGLALMLGTYFAVDDERDLARHKYLAGIGALALLIVTMVFGIEKNGARLWLGVPGIFVFQPTEVAKILMCIFLAGYVAAKGEMIQTQVRQAGRFTLPALKYMGPLLLVVVFFLATFVVQHDFGAAVLFFGLFVAISYVATGRKTYPLLAGLLFLGGMAAAYYASPANSTIHIRFEAWTNPWADPDGRGYQILHGLFALGSGGLSGQGLGRGYPELIPEAATDMIFPVVGEEMGLLGALALLLVYVLVAIRSFTIGLRSRHQFGMLLATCLAVVFALQTLIIAGGTLRLIPLTGITMPFVSYGGTSVAINFIALGLLLAISREEADRG, translated from the coding sequence ATGGCGGCCGTCAGCGGCGGTTTCATCCTCGCGAGCCTGCTGCTGCGGGTGGGGAGCGACCGGCGCGACCATCTGCTCTTGCCCCTGGTGTCCGCGCTGTGCGGGCTGGGCATCATCGCCCTGTGGCGCATAGACCCGATCCTCGGCTCCAAGCAGGTGCTGTGGATGATGCTGGGGCTGGCGCTGATGCTGGGAACATACTTCGCGGTAGATGACGAGCGCGATCTGGCGCGGCACAAGTACCTGGCGGGCATTGGGGCGCTGGCGCTGCTGATCGTCACCATGGTCTTCGGGATTGAGAAGAACGGGGCCCGGCTGTGGCTGGGGGTGCCCGGCATCTTCGTCTTCCAGCCCACGGAAGTCGCCAAAATCCTGATGTGCATCTTCCTGGCGGGCTACGTGGCGGCCAAGGGCGAGATGATCCAGACCCAGGTGCGGCAGGCAGGGCGGTTCACGCTGCCGGCCCTTAAGTACATGGGCCCCCTGCTGCTCGTGGTCGTGTTCTTCCTGGCCACGTTCGTTGTGCAGCATGACTTCGGCGCGGCAGTCCTGTTCTTTGGCCTTTTCGTGGCCATCAGCTATGTCGCCACCGGCCGCAAGACCTATCCGCTGCTGGCCGGCCTGCTGTTCCTGGGCGGCATGGCTGCCGCGTACTACGCCTCACCGGCCAACTCGACCATCCATATCCGCTTCGAGGCCTGGACCAACCCGTGGGCCGACCCGGACGGGCGGGGCTACCAGATCCTGCACGGGCTGTTTGCGCTGGGCTCCGGCGGGCTGAGCGGCCAGGGGCTGGGCCGGGGCTATCCCGAACTGATCCCCGAGGCCGCCACCGACATGATCTTCCCGGTCGTTGGCGAGGAGATGGGGCTGCTGGGGGCCCTGGCGCTGCTGCTGGTGTATGTGCTGGTGGCGATCCGCAGCTTCACCATCGGCCTGCGGTCGCGCCACCAGTTCGGGATGTTGCTGGCGACGTGTCTGGCGGTCGTGTTCGCCCTGCAAACGCTGATCATCGCCGGCGGCACGCTGCGCCTGATCCCGCTGACGGGCATCACCATGCCCTTTGTCAGCTACGGCGGCACGTCCGTGGCGATCAACTTCATCGCGCTGGGGCTATTGCTGGCGATCTCGCGGGAGGAGGCCGACCGTGGCTGA
- a CDS encoding discoidin domain-containing protein, with protein MPRTQFVIALLLVSCAAAWAQNDIGFTAGSTDLLLAANGGKIVSFSSQMVDEFKQPVPQWQVTNLIDGQYVTGTYRPANSHGWSSNMPPSPTNPQWIVFALPGDPVQTRLISRVVIDPTTTESTLIGRGARDFEVYVSATTADGPWALVKRGQLVNKPLKQTFDFIPVEARYLRLVITTNWGSDRWVQLGEVECYEAIAGESTLDQLIVRMENLLQDLKRYRDSVKLNQPIYPELRTQPGATPAPGPTPAPVAPGPAAPTAPAPGGG; from the coding sequence ATGCCTCGCACTCAGTTCGTGATTGCCCTGCTGCTGGTGTCGTGCGCCGCTGCCTGGGCGCAGAATGATATCGGCTTCACGGCCGGCAGCACCGACCTGCTGCTGGCCGCCAACGGCGGCAAGATCGTGTCTTTCTCCAGCCAGATGGTGGACGAGTTCAAGCAGCCGGTGCCCCAGTGGCAGGTCACCAACCTGATTGACGGCCAGTATGTCACCGGCACCTACCGGCCGGCCAACTCGCACGGCTGGTCCTCCAACATGCCGCCCAGCCCCACGAATCCGCAGTGGATCGTGTTCGCGCTGCCGGGCGACCCGGTGCAGACCCGTCTGATCAGCCGCGTGGTCATTGACCCGACCACGACGGAGTCCACACTCATCGGCCGTGGGGCGCGGGACTTCGAGGTGTACGTATCCGCGACGACTGCGGACGGCCCGTGGGCCCTGGTGAAGCGCGGGCAACTGGTGAACAAGCCCCTCAAGCAGACCTTCGACTTCATCCCGGTCGAGGCCCGCTACCTGCGGCTGGTCATCACGACGAACTGGGGCTCGGACCGCTGGGTACAGCTCGGCGAGGTGGAGTGCTACGAGGCCATCGCCGGTGAAAGCACGCTCGATCAGCTTATCGTGCGGATGGAGAACCTGCTGCAGGACCTGAAGCGCTACCGGGACAGCGTGAAGCTGAACCAGCCGATCTACCCGGAGCTGCGCACCCAGCCGGGCGCGACGCCTGCGCCCGGGCCGACCCCGGCGCCGGTAGCGCCCGGCCCGGCGGCCCCGACGGCCCCGGCCCCGGGCGGAGGGTAG